The proteins below are encoded in one region of Ostrea edulis chromosome 3, xbOstEdul1.1, whole genome shotgun sequence:
- the LOC125675107 gene encoding putative inhibitor of apoptosis — protein sequence MQRLATFANYKNDKNVFLCKLSKAGFHYEGYDNALECESCKFQSNSWADLSDLFRQHEVHSPGCQFVKECNKCDNKQERLQATNVSQSASEDAFQRRDRVPRAHNSDCETVTQKPQTDSSNGNTTPANQMFQSLGIHFDRPKYPSYAVLSSRINSFSTAGHVFYKPPSDMAQAGFFFKGYSDHVSCFSCGGGLSQWRPEDDPWIEHAYWFPQCTFLNQNKGKEFVNQVQLVKEADENEGQTVITNVPHETSGLRSGRDEIDAVVLCNVLEMGYTEDQIKEAFSLWKSRENHGDVKHTDLVEILLQQEDRILLTCNTAPENHGSKSVIGDQPCSYEPLSNEIDTMKLTDFQTVQQEYKELQEMTICKVCMEERVSIVFLPCGHIVTCTECAPAMRKCPMCREMVKGTVKTFLS from the exons ATGCAAAGGTTGGCAACGTTTGCAAACTATAAAAACgataaaaatgtatttctttgCAAGCTGTCTAAAGCTGGATTTCATTATGAAGGATATGACAATGCTTTGGAGTGCGAGAGCTGCAAATTCCAATCTAACAGCTGGGCGGACTTATCGGACCTGTTCCGTCAACACGAAGTGCATTCTCCGGGATGTCAGTTTGTAAAAGAATGCAACAAATGTGACAACAAACAAGAACGTTTACAAGCTACGAATGTTTCGCAAAGCGCAAGCGAAGATGCATTTCAAAGGAGAGACAGGGTTCCAAGGGCACATAATTCTGATTGTGAAACCGTGACACAGAAACCTCAAACGGACTCGAGCAATGGAAATACCACTCCAGCAAATCAGATGTTTCAGAGTTTGGGAATACATTTTGATCGTCCTAAGTATCCGTCCTATGCGGTGTTGTCAAGCAGAATAAACAGTTTCTCTACTGCAGGCCATGTTTTTTACAAACCACCTTCTGATATGGCACAGGCGGGATTCTTTTTTAAGG GTTATTCTGATCACGTCAGTTGCTTCAGCTGTGGAGGGGGTTTATCACAATGGCGACCGGAAGATGATCCCTGGATTGAGCATGCGTACTGGTTTCCGCAATGTACATTTCTAAACCAAAACAAAGGGAAGGAGTTTGTTAATCAAGTACAACTTGTAAAGGAGGCGGATGAAAACGAG GGACAGACAGTTATAACTAACGTTCCCCATGAGACTAGTGGATTGCGCAGTGGTAGAGACGAAATAGACGCTGTTGTATTGTGTAACGTCCTTGAGATGGGCTATACTGAAGACCAGATAAAAGAGGCCTTTTCACTATGGAAATCTCGGGAAAATCATGGAGATGTAAAACATACGGATCTTGTTGAAATCCTTCTTCAACAGGAGGATAGAATATTGTTAACCTGTAACACGGCACCAGAAAACCATGGATCGAAATCGGTTATTGGAGACCAGCCTTGTTCTTACGAACCACTTAGTAACGAGATCGACACTATGAAACTTACTG ATTTCCAAACTGTACAACAAGAATACAAAGAGTTGCAAGAAATGACTATCTGCAAAGTCTGTATGGAAGAAAGAGTTAGCATTGTATTTCTCCCATGTGGCCACATTGTCACGTGTACCGAGTGCGCACCAGCTATGCGCAAATGTCCGATGTGTCGGGAAATGGTAAAGGGAACTGTGAAAACTTTTTTGTCGTAG
- the LOC125677066 gene encoding heavy metal-binding protein HIP-like, with the protein MVPMLTLRVTLVLMVILTELYAKETTQDFISKYNKYNTVCRGMGYETRTCKGKDHGVIAFHARTSTSLQNLGNYAVVVFGKVTLNSGSAYNGKTGIFTAPRDGIYSFTWTILTKDGSYFNTQIVINGKIVGYNNADGKSGGSDLESSSATAVIRMKKKDKVWIRIHGGQGKYAYSDWSSFSGFQL; encoded by the exons AT GGTTCCCATGCTTACACTGAGGGTGACATTGGTCTTAATGGTTATATTGACTGAACTGTACGCAAAAGAAACCACACAGGACTTCATCAGTAAATACAACAAGTACAACACCGTCTGTCGAGGAATGGGATACGAAACAAGAACTTGCAAAGGAAAAGATCATG GAGTCATAGCTTTTCATGCACGAACGTCCACCAGTCTACAAAATCTTGGTAACTATGCTGTTGTTGTATTTGGGAAAGTAACTCTAAACTCTGGATCTGCCTATAACGGTAAAACAGGGATATTCACAGCACCACGAGATGGTATTTACTCCTTCACATGGACTATTTTGACGAAGGATGGGTCATATTTTAACACACAAATTGTCATCAATGGAAAAATAGTTGGCTATAATAATGCTGACGGTAAGAGTGGTGGTTCCGACCTTGAGTCTTCCTCAGCAACAGCCGTGATTAGAATGAAGAAGAAGGACAAGGTCTGGATAAGGATACATGGTGGGCAAGGGAAATATGCATACAGTGACTGGTCGTCATTCTCTGGGTttcaattgtaa